One genomic segment of Pongo pygmaeus isolate AG05252 chromosome 19, NHGRI_mPonPyg2-v2.0_pri, whole genome shotgun sequence includes these proteins:
- the RAI1 gene encoding retinoic acid-induced protein 1, whose product MQSFRERCGFHGKQQNYQQTSQETSRLENYRQPSQAGLSCDRQRLLAKDYYNPQPYPSYEGGAGTPSGTAAAVAADKYHRGSKALPTQQALQGRPAFPGYGVQDSSPYPGRYAGEESLQAWGAPQPPPPQPQPLPAGVAKYDENLMKKTAVPPSRQYAEQGAQVPFRTHSLHVQQPPPPQQPLAYPKLQRQKLQNDIASPLPFPQGTHFPQHSQSFPTSSTYSSSVQGGGQGAHSYKSCTAPTAQPHDRPLTASSSLAPGQRVQNLHAYQSGRLSYDHHQQQQQQQQQQPQPQQQQALQSRHHAQETLHYQNLAKYQHYGQQGQGYCQPDTAVRTPEQYYQTFSPSSSHSPARSVGRSPSYSSTPSPLMPNLENFPYSQQPLSTGAFPAGITDHSHFMPLLNPSPTDATSSVDTQAGNCKPLQKDKLPENLLSDLSLQSLTALTSQVENISNTVQQLLLSKAAVPQKKGVKNLVSRTPEQHKSQHCSPEGSGYSAEPAGTPLSEPLSSTPQSTHAEPQEADYLSGSEDPLERSFLYCNQARGSPARVNSNSKAKPESVSTCSVTSPDDMSTKSDDSFQSLHSSLPLDSFSKFVAGERDCPRLLLSALAQEDLASEILGLQEAIGEKADKAWAEAPSLVKDSSKPPFSLENHSACLDSVAKTAWARPGEPEALPDSLQLDKGGNAKDFSPGLFEDPSVAFATPDPKKTTGPLSFGTKPTLGAPAPDPTTAAFDCFPDTTAASSADSANPFAWPEENLGDACPRWGLHPGELTKGLEQGGKASDGISKGDTHEASACLGFQEEDPPGEKVASLPGDFKQEEVGGVKEEAGGLLQCPEVAKADRWLEDSRHCCSTADFGDLPLLPPTSRKEDLEAEEEYSSLCELLGSPEQRPGMQDPLSPKAPLICTKEEVEEVLDSKAGWGSPCHLSGESVILLGPTVGTESKVQSWFESSLSHMKPGEEGPDGERAPGDSTTSDTSLAQKPNKPAVPEAPIAKKEPVPRGKSLRSRRVHRGLPEAEDSPCRAPALPKDLLLPESCTGPPQGQMEGAGAPGRGASEGLPRMCTRSLTALSEPRTPGPPGLTTTPAPPDKLGGKQRAAFKSGKRVGKPSPKAASSPSNPAALPVASDSSPMGSKTKETDSPSTPGKDQRSMILRSRTKTQEIFHSKRRRPSEGRLPNCRATKKLLDNSHLPATFKVSSSPQKEGRVSQRARVPKPGAGSKLSDRPLHALKRKSAFMAPVPTKKRNLVLRSRSSSSSNASGNGGDGKEERPEGSPTLFKRMSSPKKAKPTKGNGEPATKPPPPETPDACLKLASRAAFQGAMKTKVLPPRKGRGLKLEAIVQKITSPSLKKFACKAPGASPGNPLSPSLPDKDRGLKGAGSSPVGVEEGLVSVGTGQKLPASSGADPLCRNPTNRSLKGKLMNSKKLSSTDCFKTEAFTSPEALQPGGTALAPKKRSRKGRAGALGLSKGPLEKRPYLGPALLLTPRDRASGTQGASEDNSGGGGKKPKMEELGLASQPPEGRPCQPQTRAQKQPGHTNYSSYSKRKRLTRGRAKNTTSSPCKGRAKRRRQQQVLPLDPAEPEIRLKYISSCKRLRSDSRTPAFSPFVRVEKRDAFTTICTVVNSPGDAPKPHRKPSSSASSSSSSSSFSLDAAGASLATLPGGSILQPRPSLPLSSTMHLGPVVSKALSTSCLVCCLCQNPANFKDLGDLCGPYYPEHCLPKKKPKLKEKVRPEGTCEEASLPLERTLKGPECAAAAAAGKPPRPDGPADPAKQGPLRTSARGLSRRLQSCYCCDGREDGGEEAAPADKGRKHECSKEAPAEPGGEAQEHWVHEACAVWTSGVYLVAGKLFGLQEAMKVAVDMTCSSCQEAGATIGCCHKGCIHTYHYPCASDAGCIFIEENFSLKCPKHKRLPL is encoded by the exons ATGCAGTCTTTTCGAGAAAGGTGTGGTTTCCATGGCAAACAACAGAACTACCAGCAGACCTCGCAGGAAACATCACGCCTGGAGAATTACAGGCAGCCGAGTCAGGCCGGGCTAAGCTGCGACCGGCAGCGGCTGCTCGCCAAGGACTATTATAACCCGCAGCCTTACCCAAGCTATGAGGGTGGCGCTGGCACGCCCTCTGGCACTGCGGCCGCGGTGGCCGCCGACAAGTACCACCGAGGCAGCAAGGCCCTGCCCACACAGCAAGCCCTGCAGGGGAGGCCGGCTTTCCCTGGCTACGGCGTCCAGGACAGCAGCCCCTACCCAGGCCGCTATGCTGGTGAGGAGAGCCTTCAGGCTTGGGGGGCCCCGCAGCCACCGCCCCCACAACCACAGCCACTACCGGCGGGGGTGGCCAAGTATGATGAGAACTTGATGAAAAAGACAGCAGTGCCCCCCAGCAGGCAGTATGCAGAGCAGGGCGCCCAGGTGCCCTTTCGGACTCACTCCCTGCATGTCCAGCAGCCACCGCCGCCCCAGCAGCCCCTGGCATACCCCAAGCTCCaaaggcagaagctgcagaacGACATTGCCTCCCCTCTGCCCTTCCCCCAGGGTACCCACTTTCCTCAGCATTCCCAGTCCttccccacctcctccacctaCTCCTCCTCCGTCCAAGGTGGTGGGCAGGGGGCCCACTCCTATAAGAGTTGCACGGCGCCGACTGCCCAGCCCCATGACAGGCCGCTGACTGCCAGCTCCAGCCTGGCCCCTGGGCAGCGGGTCCAGAATCTTCATGCCTATCAGTCGGGCCGCCTCAGCTATgaccaccaccagcagcagcagcagcagcagcagcagcagccgcagCCGCAGCAGCAGCAAGCCCTTCAGAGCCGGCACCATGCCCAGGAAACCCTCCATTACCAAAACCTCGCCAAGTATCAGCACTACGGGCAGCAAGGCCAGGGCTACTGCCAGCCAGACACAGCCGTCCGGACCCCAGAGCAGTACTACCAGACCTTcagccccagctccagccacTCACCCGCCCGCTCCGTGGGCCGCTCGCCTTCCTACAGCTCCACACCGTCGCCGCTGATGCCAAACCTGGAGAACTTTCCCTACAGCCAGCAGCCGCTCAGCACCGGGGCCTTCCCCGCAGGGATCACTGACCACAGCCACTTCATGCCCCTGCTCAATCCCTCCCCAACGGATGCCACTAGCTCTGTGGACACCCAGGCTGGCAACTGCAAGCCCCTTCAGAAGGACAAGCTCCCCGAGAACCTGCTGTCGGATCTCAGCCTGCAGAGCCTCACGGCGCTGACCTCACAGGTGGAGAACATCTCCAACACCGTCCAGCAGCTGCTGCTCTCCAAGGCTGCTGTGCCGCAAAAGAAAGGCGTCAAGAACCTTGTGTCCAGGACCCCAGAGCAGCACAAAAGCCAGCACTGCAGCCCTGAAGGGAGCGGCTACTCAGCCGAGCCCGCAGGCACACCACTGTCAGAGCCGCTGAGCAGCACGCCACAGTCCACGCATGCGGAGCCACAGGAGGCCGACTACCTGAGCGGCTCCGAGGACCCACTGGAGCGCAGCTTCCTCTACTGCAACCAGGCCCGTGGCAGCCCTGCCAGGGTCAACAGCAACTCGAAGGCCAAGCCCGAGTCTGTGTCCACCTGTTCTGTAACGTCTCCTGACGACATGTCCACCAAATCTGACGACTCCTTCCAGAGCCTGCACAGCAGTCTGCCGCTCGACAGCTTCTCCAAGTTCGTGGCGGGTGAGCGGGACTGTCCGCGGCTGCTGCTCAGTGCCCTGGCACAGGAGGACCTGGCCTCTGAGATCCTGGGGCTGCAGGAAGCCATCGGTGAGAAGGCCGACAAAGCTTGGGCCGAAGCACCCAGCCTGGTCAAGGACAGCAGCAAGCCACCCTTCTCGCTGGAGAACCACAGCGCTTGCCTGGACTCTGTGGCCAAGACTGCGTGGGCCCGGCCTGGGGAGCCAGAGGCCCTGCCCGACTCCTTGCAGCTGGACAAGGGCGGCAATGCCAAGGACTTCAGCCCAGGGCTGTTTGAAGACCCTTCCGTGGCTTTCGCTACCCCTGACCCCAAAAAGACAACTGGTCCTCTCTCCTTTGGCACCAAGCCCACCCTTGGGGCTCCTGCTCCAGACCCCACTACAGCAGCTTTTGACTGTTTCCCGGACACGACCGCTGCCAGCTCAGCGGACAGTGCCAACCCCTTTGCCTGGCCAGAGGAAAACCTGGGGGATGCTTGTCCCAGATGGGGATTGCACCCTGGCGAGCTCACCAAGGGCCTGGAGCAGGGTGGGAAGGCCTCAGATGGCATCAGCAAAGGGGACACCCATGAGGCTTCGGCCTGCCTGGGCTTCCAGGAGGAGGACCCCCCTGGGGAGAAGGTGGCCTCGTTGCCCGGGGACTTCAAGCaggaggaggtgggtggggtgAAGGAGGAGGCAGGCGGGCTGCTGCAGTGCCCTGAGGTGGCCAAAGCTGACCGGTGGCTGGAGGACAGCCGGCACTGCTGTTCCACCGCCGACTTCGGGGACCTCCCACTGCTGCCACCCACCAGCAGGAAGGAGGACCTGGAAGCTGAGGAGGAGTACTCCTCCCTATGTGAGCTCCTGGGCAGCCCCGAGCAGAGGCCCGGCATGCAGGACCCACTGTCACCCAAGGCCCCACTCATCTGCACcaaggaggaagtggaggaggtgCTGGACTCCAAGGCTGGCTGGGGCTCTCCATGCCACCTCTCAGGGGAGTCCGTCATCCTGCTGGGCCCTACAGTGGGCACCGAGTCAAAGGTCCAGAGCTGGTTTGAGTCCTCTCTGTCCCACATGAAGCCAGGTGAAGAGGGGCCTGATGGGGAGCGAGCTCCAGGGGATTCCACCACCTCGGACACCTCTCTGGCCCAGAAGCCCAACAAGCCTGCTGTGCCCGAGGCGCCCATTGCGAAGAAAGAGCCTGTGCCACGGGGCAAAAGCTTACGGAGCCGTCGGGTGCACCGGGGGCTGCCCGAGGCCGAGGACTCCCCATGCAGGGCACCAGCGCTGCCCAAAGACCTCTTGCTCCCTGAATCCTGCACAGGGCCCCCACAGGGACAGATGGAAGGGGCTGGAGCCCCAGGCCGGGGGGCCTCGGAAGGGCTCCCCAGGATGTGTACTCGTTCTCTCACGGCCCTGAGTGAGCCCCGCACGCCCGGGCCCCCAGGCCTGACCACCACCCCTGCACCCCCAGACAAACTGGGGGGCAAGCAGCGAGCCGCCTTCAAGTCGGGCAAGCGGGTGGGGAAGCCCTCACCCAAGGCTGCCTCCAGCCCCAGCAACCCGGCCGCCCTGCCTGTGGCCTCCGACAGCAGCCCGATGGGCTCCAAGACCAAGGAGACAGACTCGCCCAGCACGCCTGGCAAGGACCAGCGCTCCATGATCCTTCGGTCACGCACCAAAACCCAGGAGATCTTCCACTCCAAGCGGCGGAGGCCCTCTGAGGGCCGGCTCCCCAACTGCCGTGCCACCAAGAAGCTCCTCGACAACAGCCACTTGCCCGCCACGTTCAAGGTCTCCAGCAGCCCCCAGAAGGAGGGCAGGGTGAGCCAGCGGGCAAGGGTCCCCAAACCTGGTGCAGGCAGCAAGCTCTCTGACCGGCCCCTCCACGCACTCAAAAGGAAGTCGGCCTTCATGGCGCCGGTCCCCACCAAGAAGCGGAACCTGGTCCTGCGGagccgcagcagcagcagcagcaacgcCAGTGGCAATGGGGGAGATGGGAAGGAGGAGAGGCCCGAGGGTTCCCCCACCCTCTTCAAGAGGATGTCTTCTCCCAAGAAAGCCAAGCCCACCAAGGGCAACGGCGAGCCCGCCACAAAGCCCCCACCCCCGGAGACCCCCGATGCCTGCCTCAAGCTCGCCTCTCGGGCAGCCTTCCAGGGGGCCATGAAGACCAAGGTGCTGCCACCCCGGAAGGGCCGGGGCctaaagctggaagccatcgtGCAGAAGATCACCTCGCCCAGCCTCAAGAAGTTCGCATGTAAAGCGCCAGGGGCCTCTCCTGGTAATCCTCTGAGCCCATCGCTTCCCGACAAAGACCGTGGGCTCAAGGGTGCTGGGAGCAGCCCAGTGGGGGTGGAAGAAGGCCTGGTAAGTGTGGGCACCGGGCAGAAGCTCCCAGCTTCTTCTGGGGCTGATCCGTTATGCAGAAATCCAACCAACAGATCCTTAAAAGGCAAACTCATGAACAGTAAGAAACTGTCTTCGACCGACTGTTTCAAAACCGAGGCCTTCACATCCCCGGAGGCCCTGCAGCCCGGGGGGACTGCCCTGGCACCTAAGAAGAGGAGCCGGAAAGGCCGGGCAGGGGCCCTTGGACTCTCCAAAGGCCCGCTGGAGAAGCGGCCCTATCTTGGCCCGGCTCTGCTCCTGACTCCCCGAGACAGGGCCAGTGGCACACAAGGGGCCAGCGAGGACAACTCTGGTGGAGGAGGCAAGAAGCCAAAGatggaggagctgggcctggcctccCAGCCCCCGGAGGGCAGGCCCTGCCAGCCCCAGACAAGGGCACAGAAACAGCCAGGCCACACCAACTACAGCAGCTATTCCAAGCGGAAGCGCCTCACTCGGGGCCGGGCCAAGAACACCACCTCTTCACCCTGTAAGGGGCGTGCCAAGCGACGACGGCAGCAGCAGGTGCTGCCCCTGGATCCTGCAGAGCCTGAAATCCGCCTCAAGTACATTTCCTCTTGCAAGCGGCTGAGGTCAGACAGCCGGACCCCCGCCTTCTCACCCTTTGTGCGGGTGGAGAAGCGAGATGCATTCACCACCATATGCACTGTTGTCAACTCCCCTGGAGATGCGCCCAAGCCCCACAGGAAgccttcctcctctgcctcctcttcctcatcctcatcctcGTTCTCCTTGGATGCAGCCGGGGCCTCCCTGGCCACACTCCCTGGAGGCTCCATCCTGCAGCCGCGGCCCTCCTTGCCCCTCTCCTCCACGATGCACTTGGGGCCTGTGGTTTCCAAGGCCCTGAGTACCTCTTGCCTTGTTTGCTGCCTCTGCCAAAACCCGGCCAACTTCAAGGACCTTGGGGACCTCTGTGGGCCCTACTACCCTGAACACTGCCTCCCCAAAAAGAAGCCAAAACTCAAGGAGAAGGTGCGGCCAGAAGGCACCTGTGAGGAGGCCTCGCTGCCGCTTGAGAGAACACTCAAAGGTCCCGAGTGTGCAGCTGCCGCCGCTGCCGGGAAGCCCCCCAGGCCTGACGGCCCAGCTGACCCGGCCAAGCAGGGCCCACTGCGCACCAGTGCCCGGGGCCTGTCCCGGAGGCTGCAGAGCTGCTACTGCTGTGATGGCCGGGAGGATGGGGGCGAGGAGGCAGCCCCAGCCGACAAGGGTCGCAAACATGAGTGCAGCAAGGAGGCCCCAGCAGAGCCCGGCGGGGAGGCCCAGGAGCACTGGGTGCACGAGGCCTGTGCCGTGTGGACCAGCGGCGTCTACCTGGTGGCCGGGAAGCTCTTTGGGCTGCAGGAGGCCATGAAGGTGGCCGTGGACATG ACGTGTTCCAGCTGCCAGGAAGCCGGGGCCACCATTGGGTGCTGCCACAAAGGATGCATCCACACCTACCACTACCCGTGTGCCAGCGATGCAG GTTGCATATTCATCGAAGAGAACTTTTCTTTGAAATGTCCCAAACATAAG AGGCTGCCGTTGTAA